ACGAGATCCCTCTTCTCCGAGTTTTATTTCTATTTTATCGCCATGTTGCACGATATTATCAGTTAATCGAACCGACATTCCTGTGCTGCTTAGATCTTTACAGATACCTTGATATTCTTGTTCATTTAAAATAATTTTTACCGTTGACTCAATTGCCATGCGGTGAAATAAACGTCTCTCATCTTGCCCTATTATCACGTAAGCTCCTTACAAAGCTCTTTTTCAAATAAGAAAAAGAAACTTAACATTAAAATACATAAGTATTAAAATGAGACACTTTTAGGCGGCAAGCAAGTATTTTAATGGGTTTATTTTCATTTTGTGAGAAGAAGGTCGTCTTTAAAAGGTAGTTAGAGCCCTATTGCCTTCAGGTCACCATTCAGGCGTAATAGTTATTCTTTTTTCCTTGTAACGACGCGGAGGGGATCTTCGAGTAGTTCAGCCAAAGAAAAAACTGAATTTAACACCTGTTTTTCATTAATATATGGTTATAAAACATCCGTGTAGAACACTATTATTTCAATTTTACGCAAGAAATAAAAAACCTTTTCTAAGAAAATTTGACATTTCAGCGGCATTGTTGTCACTGTTTTTCTTGGTCCTCATTTCTTTAAGCGAGTTTTAATCCTTTAATAAATAATGCGCAATCTCCTCAGGAATAGGCTGTAATTGTTTATTTTTGTCCAGACACACCATTTCGATGTCCCCAATTACAGCAGCCTTTGTCGCTCCAACTCGCCATACTTCTTGACGCCACAGGGTCTTATATTTTCCCTCTAAACGAAAGGTGGTGCGAATATCACAAATTTCAGCAAACTCAACGCCATCTTGAAAAGTAAGATTGGCTTTATAAACCGCAAAACCCAAGCCTTTTTCTCGCCATAATTTATCCAGGCGCTGGCTATCAATGACATGCTCTCGTGCACGTTCAAAATATTTTAAAAAATTAGGGTGATAGACAACCCCAGAATGATCCGTATCTTCATAATAAATTTGTACTGCATGATGGTATATTTGAGTCATATAAGCTTTTTTTAACCTTTAAATAATATTATATTTATAGCAAAGGAATTAAATGTATTGCGCTGAAAAAATTAACACTAGCAAGGCATGAGTTGTGGGAGAGTGTTGTTCTCACTTCAAAACTCACAACGCAGGGTGGGATAATTTCAACAAGCAAGACGGGTAACCTTTTTAGTGCCTTTGCTATTACGCATAATCAAAATGTTCAACCTGACAAGCTTCGCGTTGATAAAACGCCTGACATGCTTTTAAAAACTGCGTCGTGCGCGCCGAAAATCCAAATTCTAAATAGTGCAATACCTGAGTGTGTACACGCTTTTTAAAAGAAAATCTATCCACACTGGCCCCATTTAAGTTATCCACGCTAACATCAAAAGAGAAGCCACAACTAACCGCAAGCGCCCATTCTATCGCTTGAGGTACAATTTCAACCTTTTCAAATTCTTTTTGTTGAATTGCATTTCGACCATCAGGCTCATACCAGTAACCATAATCTTCAATTAAACGTCGCTTCTCACCGGCCACCAGCCAGTGCGAAATTTCATGTAGTGCGCTAGCATAAAAGCCATGAGCAAATATAATGCGATGCGCCAAATGTGGCGCCTTAGCTGGCAGATAAATTGGCTCATCCTCACCACAAACGAGCAACGTGTTATATTGCGCATGAAAAGTTTGTGCAAATAAATGAATAAGATCTTGGTATTGAAACGGCACCGAATACTCTCTTTAATAGATAGAAAAAAGGGAATGCGAATTATAACCCCATGATACTTTAAGATGCAAAATCCGCAAACCCAATAGATCTTACTTTCTCCTATAAACTTGAAACGCTATGACGTGATGTTAATGTGCCAGAACAATGTAAAAAGATATCAAAAGTCGCCTCTCTCATTATCCATAAAGACACTAAAAATGTATTTAAAGCGGTTTAAAGACAAATAAGATAAAAGCACACAGCGCTAAACAGATAATCTATTCGACAAAATTTCACCTAGAGAATACACTGCAAACTTCGTTTCGCCATAGAAGAAGATATTATGTCCCTGCTTAGCAAAATTCGCTGCGCCCTTACCCTTGGCCAAGGCGTACTGATTGAAAATAAAGCGTTAAAAGAAGTCAGCGATCCCTTTGCTTTCTTTAACGATTGGTTAAACGAGGCAAAAAAATGCGGTATTATTCTACCTGAATCTATGTCTGTTGCCAGTGTGGATGCTCAAGGAAAACCATCCTCACGCATGGTATTATTAAAAGAGGTCGACAGCGCAGGCTTTGTTTTCTTTACTAACTACAATAGCCGTAAAGCCCGTGAGTTAGAAAACAACCCTTATACGGCACTTCTTTTCCACTGGAATATGCTCCAACGCCAAGTACGTATTGAAGGGAAAATAGAGCGTATCAGCCAACAAGCATCAGAAGAGTACTTTCACAGTCGTAGCCGTGGCAGTCAAATAGGGGCATGGGCGTCAGCACAAAGCCAAACATTAACGGATCGCCAACATTTAATTGATAAAGTACATTACTTTGAACAAAAATTTAAAGGCCAAGAGATCCCACTACCTGAATTTTGGGGTGGTTACCGTGTGGTGCCTGAAATGATAGAATTTTGGCAAGGAAAAGCGGATAGACTCCACGATCGTTTTATCTATCAAGCCGGCGAAAACAAATGGACGGTCAGTCGTTTAAACCCTTAATAGCGAACCTAAAAGATGGCGCTTATCGCCCCGCCATCTTTTAAACTGTTTTTATAACCCACTCTTCTTTTTTTATAACCAACCATGCTGAGAAAACATATCTGCGAGTTTATCTAACTCATTATCGGTATGAGCTGCCCAATCAATACCATTTTGCACGCCGCCAATTTGAGCCATAAACCAATTATAAAAACAGCGATCATCAAAAATCCCATGCAAATAAGTACAATATACGTTGTCTTGTGACCAACCAATATCGCGATCTATAAAGACGTTTACCTGTGCTTGCGCCTGCGTTTTACCGTGATGTATTTCATAACCCTTTAATATCTCTCCGCCATAATTAAATTGTCGTTGCCTTGTTTGTTTATGCTTTTCAATACAGGTCTGTAAGGCTATCAAACCAAGGCCTGTTTGATCGCCTTTTTCTAAGTTTAATGGATCAAGTATTTTATCACCTAAAATTTGTAGCCCGCCACAAATACCTAATATCATTTTCCCTGTTTGTTTAAACTTCTCTATTTGCAGATCTAACCCCGAGCTACGTAGCGCCTCTAAACTCGCGCCACTATTCTTAGAGCCAGGTAAAATTAAAGCATCAAATAAACTTAAATCTTGATATTGATGCACGGGCACCAAATTAACGTCCTGTTGATAAAGTAATTGGTCGAACTCATCTAAATTTGAAGCATAAGGATAATAAATAAGCGCAATATTTAACATGCCTTTTTGGTATTGACAGCCTAAACGAAAACTATCTTCTTCGGCGAGTTGATGCCGGTAATAGGGAATGTTAGCAACCGTTGGGATACCTGTTTTCTCTTCAAGCCACGCTGTCGCATCGCCAAGTAGCGCTGGATCGCCTCTAAATTTATTAAGCACAAAGCCCTTAATTAACTTTTTCTCGGCAGGCGCCAAGCAGGCCCACGTACCCAGTAAATGCGCAAAAGAGCCGCCACGATCAATATCTGACACTAAATACACATCCGCCTGACAATGCAACGCCACTGACATATTTACAATGTCGCCACTGCGTAAATTTATTTCAGCAGGACTACCCGCGCCCTCTATCACCACTTGCTCAAATTCGTCTTGTAAACTACCCAGCGCTTTAGTCACCACTGGCCACAAA
The sequence above is a segment of the Psychromonas sp. CNPT3 genome. Coding sequences within it:
- the pdxH gene encoding pyridoxamine 5'-phosphate oxidase; the protein is MSLLSKIRCALTLGQGVLIENKALKEVSDPFAFFNDWLNEAKKCGIILPESMSVASVDAQGKPSSRMVLLKEVDSAGFVFFTNYNSRKARELENNPYTALLFHWNMLQRQVRIEGKIERISQQASEEYFHSRSRGSQIGAWASAQSQTLTDRQHLIDKVHYFEQKFKGQEIPLPEFWGGYRVVPEMIEFWQGKADRLHDRFIYQAGENKWTVSRLNP
- a CDS encoding cobyric acid synthase, producing the protein MPRIKRKPIMIMGCTSDAGKSLLVTAICRLLANRGIKVAPFKAQNMSNNAAITTQGLEMGRAQYLQAIAAKIEPSIHMNPILLKPSADTFSQVIVNGKVDQAIARLPWLDRKKFLWPVVTKALGSLQDEFEQVVIEGAGSPAEINLRSGDIVNMSVALHCQADVYLVSDIDRGGSFAHLLGTWACLAPAEKKLIKGFVLNKFRGDPALLGDATAWLEEKTGIPTVANIPYYRHQLAEEDSFRLGCQYQKGMLNIALIYYPYASNLDEFDQLLYQQDVNLVPVHQYQDLSLFDALILPGSKNSGASLEALRSSGLDLQIEKFKQTGKMILGICGGLQILGDKILDPLNLEKGDQTGLGLIALQTCIEKHKQTRQRQFNYGGEILKGYEIHHGKTQAQAQVNVFIDRDIGWSQDNVYCTYLHGIFDDRCFYNWFMAQIGGVQNGIDWAAHTDNELDKLADMFSQHGWL
- a CDS encoding PilZ domain-containing protein — encoded protein: MIIGQDERRLFHRMAIESTVKIILNEQEYQGICKDLSSTGMSVRLTDNIVQHGDKIEIKLGEEGSRFPPFSANATVVRMSEHDDHYMAALELTAVT
- a CDS encoding elongation factor P hydroxylase; its protein translation is MPFQYQDLIHLFAQTFHAQYNTLLVCGEDEPIYLPAKAPHLAHRIIFAHGFYASALHEISHWLVAGEKRRLIEDYGYWYEPDGRNAIQQKEFEKVEIVPQAIEWALAVSCGFSFDVSVDNLNGASVDRFSFKKRVHTQVLHYLEFGFSARTTQFLKACQAFYQREACQVEHFDYA
- a CDS encoding acyl-CoA thioesterase, whose amino-acid sequence is MTQIYHHAVQIYYEDTDHSGVVYHPNFLKYFERAREHVIDSQRLDKLWREKGLGFAVYKANLTFQDGVEFAEICDIRTTFRLEGKYKTLWRQEVWRVGATKAAVIGDIEMVCLDKNKQLQPIPEEIAHYLLKD